Within the Microbacterium sp. 1S1 genome, the region AGGTCTGGTTCGAGGGCAGCGGACACCTCGCGCTCGCACTACAGGAGCGCGCGGCCGCCGGTGACCAGGCTCACGCGGACGAACTGTTGGCCGACATCCGGCTGGTGCAGCGCGACGCGGTGAACGGCGACGGCAAGGGCATCGTCGCGACGTCGACCGACGGGCTCGACTCCGGCTTCGGAGACCTCTACTACGCGAGCCTGCACACCGGCACGACGGCCTGGTACCTGCTCGCTGCGGTCGGCGACAACCCGTTCCGTCTCCCCTGACCTTGTCCGTCGACCCGGCCTCTTGCGATCGCCCCGGCCCCTTTCACGCGTCCGAACCGGGGTTGCACGCACACAGAGGGGTGGGTCGAGGAGGTGTCAGGCGGCGACGCGGGCGACCGCGGCGATGGCGCTGGTGAAGAAGTCGAGGCCGTCCACGCCGCTGCGCATCGCGACGGCGGTGTCCGGGCCGAAGCCGGGCTCGGTGGCGTGTTCGGGGTGCGGCATGAGCCCCACGACGTTGCCCGCCTCGTTCGTCAGCCCCGCGATGTCGCGCAAGGATCCGTTCGGGTTGACGCCGGCGTAGCGGAACGCCACGAGACCCTCGCCCTCGATACGGTCGAGTGTCTGCTCGTCGGCGATGTAGCCGCCGTCCGCGTTCTTCAGCGGGATGACGATCTCCTGGCCGGTGCGGAAGGCATTGGTCCAGGCGGTGTCGGCGTTCTCGACCGTGAGCTTCTGGTCACGGCGGACGAAGTGCTGGTGGTTGTTGCGGATCAGGCCGCCGGGAAGCAGATGTGCCTCGACGAGCATCTGGAAGCCGTTGCAGATGCCGAGCACCGGCATGCCCTTCGCGGCGGCGTCCTTGACCTCGGCCATGATCGGCGAGAGCGCCGCGATGGCACCGGCGCGCAGGTAGTCGCCGTAGCTGAACCCTCCGGGGAGGACGAGCGCGTCGACACCCTCGAGGTCGTGCGAGCCGTGCCACAGGGCGACCGGCTCCGCTCCGGCGATGCGGACGGCGCGCTGGGCGTCGACGTCGTCGAGCGAGCCGGGGAAGGTGACGACGCCGATGCGGACGGTCACTCCGCCACCTCGACGCCCACGACGTCTTCGATCACGGAGTTCGACAGCACCTCGTCGGCGAGGCGACGGGCCTCGGCGAGCACCTCGTCGGTGACCTCGCCCTCGACGGTGAGCTCGAAGCGCTTGCCGATGCGGACGTCGGTGAAGCCGTCGACGCCCAGGCGGGCGAAGGCGCCGGAGACGGCCTTCCCCTGCGGGTCGAGCAGTTCGGGCTTCGGCATGACGTCGACGACGATGGTGGGCATGACGGCTCCAAGAGTCGCGGGCGGACGGGCGCCCTCAGTCTACCGGCTCCCCGATGCTCCACCGAGACCCCGGCTTCCCGCCCAGACCCCGCCCTGCGCCCGCCGCAACGCCGGGGCGTCGGCGGGAAGCCGGGGTCTCGGGATCAGGTGGAGGGAGGAGGTAAAGGGGTCAGGAGTGGAAGACGGTGTGGAGGTCGCCGATCGCTTCGCGGCCGCCGAGGCCGTCGATCTCGAAGAGCACCGAGATGCCGGCGACGTGGCTGCCGAGTCGCTCCACGAGCTGGCGGCCGGCGGCGAGGGTGCCCCCGGTCGCTAGCACGTCGTCGATGAGGAGGACGCGGGAGCCGACGGGCAGGTCGTCATGCATCTCGATCGTGGCGGTGCCGTACTCGAGGGCGTAGTCGACCGAGGCCGCCGGACGGGGAAGCTTGCCGGCCTTGCGGATCGGGATGAGTCCGACCCCTGCGGCGATGGCGGCCGCTCCCGCGAGGATGAACCCGCGCGCCTCGATGCCGGCCACCACGTCGAACTGCCCCGCGAAGGGCTCGATGATCGCCTCGGTCGTCACGCGAAGGGCCTCGGCGTCGGCCAGGAGCGGCGTGATGTCGCGGAAGATGATGCCGGGCTCCGGGTAGTCCGGGATGCTGCGGATCAGGGCTTCGGCGCGGGTGAGGGCGGGGGAGAGGGTGGCTTCGGGCACCGGACAAGGGTACGCCGCGTTCACAACTCAGGAGAATTCGCACGGATCGGGCGGGAAGCGGCCGATAGGGGAGCTGGGGCGTCGGTACTCCTGAGTTGCGAACCGGCGGCGGCGGTGACGGCTCTCTCTTGACATCGTGGGAGCGCTCCCATAGAGTTCCCGACAACCCGTGGGAGCGCTCCCACGATCCCCGAAGCACCACCACGCACGAACCCACAAAGGAGTGAACCGTGAACTCACGTGCCCGCACCCGGATCCTGGCGACAGCCGCCGTGGCATCCGTCTCCGCTCTCGCCCTGGCCGGCTGCTCCGGCAACACCGGCGGCGACGGCGACACCGGCGCCAGCAGCGACGAGAAGGTCACACTGACCGTGACCACCTTCGGCACCTTCGGCTACGACGACCTCTACGAGGAGTACGAGAAGGCGCACCCGAATGTGACGATCGAGGCGACCAACATCGATACCGGCGGCAACGCCCGCACGGACGCCTTCACCAAGATCGCCGCCGGCTCCGGTCTCAGCGACATCGTCGCGATCGAGGAGGGCTGGCTCGGCGCGATCATGGACGTCTCCGACACCTTCGTCGATCTGCGGGACTACGGAATCGAGGACCGCAAGGACGACTGGGTCGACTGGAAGTACGGCCAGGCCACCGATGCCGAGGGTCGCGTCATCGGCTACGGCACCGACATCGGCCCGAGCGGGATCTGCTACAACGGCGCGGCGTTCGAGGCGGCAGGCCTCCCCAGCGACCGCGAGTCGGTCGCCGAACTGCTGAATGGCGACTGGGAGAACTACTTCCAGGTCGGGGCCGACTACACCGAGAAGACCGGCAAGGCCTGGTACGACCACTCCGGCTTCGTGTGGAACGCCATGGTCAACCAGCTCGACGAGGGCTACTACACGGCCGACGGCGACCTCAACGTGGAAGGCAACGACGAGCTGAAGGAGCGCTTCGAGCTCCTCGGCGCGGCGACGGAGGGCGGCCAGTCCGCGGCGCAGACGGCCTGGGACTGGAACGGCGGCAAGTCGTTCGTCGACGGCACCTTCGCCACCTTCGTCTGCCCCGGCTGGATGCTCGGCGTCGTGCAGGGCCAGGTCGAGGCCGGCGGCGGTGACGCGTCGACCGGCTGGGACTTCGCGGACGTGTTCCCCGGAGGCGCGGCCAACTGGGGCGGCGCGTTCCTGTCCATCCCGGAGTCCTCGAAGCACAAGGAGGCGGCGGCCGAGCTCGCCGACTGGCTGACGCAGCCTGAGCAGCAGGTGAAGCAGTCGGCGGCGGCGGGCAACTTCCCGTCGACCATCGAGGCGCAGGAATCCCTCGCCGAGGAGGCCACGCCCAACGCGTTCTTCAACGATGCGCCGACCGGCGCCATTCTCGCCGAGCGCGCCAAGGGCGTCGTCGCACAGTTCAAGGGCGCCGATGACTCGGTGATCCAGGAGAACGTCTTCGGCCCGGCGCTGAGCGCGCTCGACCGCGGTGAGACCGACACGCAGGGCGCCTGGGACCAGGCGATCGGCCTCCTGAACGACCTCGTCGGCTGATCATCTCGCTTCGACAGGCTCAGCGACCCAGCGAGGATGCTCAGCGACCCCGCAGATGGGTGGCTGAGCCTGTCGAAGCCCGGCTAAGGACTTGCCCATGACCCTCACCGCCCCGCCCGCGGAGCAGCAGGCCGCCGCCCTCGCGGCGACCGACGCCCCGCCGCGACGCTCCTGGCGCACCCGCGTCTCCCGGTTCGATCACCGCGCCTCCCCCTACTTCTACATCTCCCCGTTCTTCCTCCTCTTCGGACTCGTCGGCCTCTTCCCGCTGCTGTACACCGTGTGGGTCGCGGTGCACGAGTGGGATCTCCTGAAGGGCGAGGGGCCGTTCGTCGGCTTCGGCAACTTCGCGGCCATCCTCGGCGACGGGATGTTCTGGAACTCCATCCGGAACACATTGAGCATCTTCCTGCTCTCCGCCATCCCGCAGCTCGCCGTCGCGCTGGTGATCGCGTACCTGCTCGACCGCGGACTGCGGACCCCGACGTTCTGGCGGATGAGCGTCCTGATCCCGTTCGTCGTGACGCCGGTGGCGGTGGCGATCATCTTCTCCAGCATCTTCAACGAGGCGGACGGACTGGCCAACAACCTCCTCAACCTCGTCGGGATCGCCGATCAGCAGTGGAAGCACGACACGGTCCTGTCGCACATCGCGATCGCCGTCATGGTGAACTTCCGCTGGACCGGGTACAACGCGCTGATCCTCCTCGCCGCGATGCAGGCCGTGCCGCGCGACCTTTACGAATCCGCCGCGCTGGATGGCGCCGGGGCCGTTCGGCGGTTCTTCGCGATCACGATCCCCACCATCCGCCCGACGCTGATCTTCGTGGTCATCACGGCGACCATCGGCGGCCTGCAGATCTTCGCCGAGCCGCGGCTGTTCGACGTCTCGACCGCGGGCGGCATCGGCGGAAGCGACCGGCAGTTCCAGACGACCGTGCTGTTCCTCTGGGAGCTGGCCTTCTTCCGCCGGAACCTCGGGGAGGCCTCGGCGGTCGCGATCCTGCTCTTCCTGCTCATCGTGGCGATCGGCCTCATCAACTTCCTGATCTCCCGGCGCATCGCCACCGGAGACGCACCGAAGAACCGTGCGGCCCGACGCCGCACCCGCCCGACCGGGAAGGAGGAGGCGCGATGACCGCCACCCAAGCCCTCAGCGTGCCCGAGCGGATCCGCCGCCGGCGCGGCACCGCGAGCGGAAGCGCCGGCCTCGGCAGCCGCCCCGGCTTCCTCACCTACGGGCTCCTCGCGGCATTCGTGATCGGCGGCGCCTATCCGCTGTGGTGGTCGTTCGTCGTCGCCAGCGGCACGAACGCCACCCGCGGCGAGACCCTGCCCCTCATCCCTGGCGGCAACTTCCTCGCGAACGCAGTGAAGGTGTTCGATGCGATCCCGTTCTGGCTCGCCCTCGGCAACTCGTTCCTCATCTCGGCGATCATCACGATCTCCGTCGTGACGTTCTCCACGCTCGCCGGCTACGCGTTCGCGAAGCTGCGCTTCCGGGGGCGGGACGGCCTGATGGTCTTCGTGATCGCGACCATGGCCATCCCCACGCAGCTCGGCATCATCCCGCTGTTCATGCTCATGCGCGAGCTCGGCTGGACCGGTACGATCGGCGCGGTGATCGTGCCCACCCTCGTCACGGCGTTCGGGGTCTTCTTCATGCGGCAGTATCTCGTGGACGTGATCCCGGACGAGCTCATCGAGGCCGCCAGGGTCGACGGCGCGAACCAGTTCCGTACCTTCCTCACGGTCGGGGTGCCCGCGGCGCGGCCGGCCATGGCGATCCTCGGACTCTTCACGTTCATGACCGCCTGGACCGACTACCTCTGGCCCTTGATCGTGCTCTCCCCCCAGAACCCGACACTGCAGACGGCGCTCAGCCAGCTGCAGTCCGGTTACTACATCGACTACTCGATCGTGCTCACCGGTGCGGTGCTCGCGACCCTTCCGCTCCTCGTGCTCTTCGTGATCGCGGGGCGGCAGCTGGTCAGTGGCATCATGGCGGGCGCGGTGAAAGGATGACCCCTATGACGCGTGCCTTCCCCTCGGACTTCCTCTTCGGCGCGGCGAC harbors:
- the purQ gene encoding phosphoribosylformylglycinamidine synthase subunit PurQ, with the protein product MTVRIGVVTFPGSLDDVDAQRAVRIAGAEPVALWHGSHDLEGVDALVLPGGFSYGDYLRAGAIAALSPIMAEVKDAAAKGMPVLGICNGFQMLVEAHLLPGGLIRNNHQHFVRRDQKLTVENADTAWTNAFRTGQEIVIPLKNADGGYIADEQTLDRIEGEGLVAFRYAGVNPNGSLRDIAGLTNEAGNVVGLMPHPEHATEPGFGPDTAVAMRSGVDGLDFFTSAIAAVARVAA
- the purS gene encoding phosphoribosylformylglycinamidine synthase subunit PurS, whose amino-acid sequence is MPTIVVDVMPKPELLDPQGKAVSGAFARLGVDGFTDVRIGKRFELTVEGEVTDEVLAEARRLADEVLSNSVIEDVVGVEVAE
- a CDS encoding adenine phosphoribosyltransferase, whose translation is MPEATLSPALTRAEALIRSIPDYPEPGIIFRDITPLLADAEALRVTTEAIIEPFAGQFDVVAGIEARGFILAGAAAIAAGVGLIPIRKAGKLPRPAASVDYALEYGTATIEMHDDLPVGSRVLLIDDVLATGGTLAAGRQLVERLGSHVAGISVLFEIDGLGGREAIGDLHTVFHS
- a CDS encoding ABC transporter substrate-binding protein translates to MNSRARTRILATAAVASVSALALAGCSGNTGGDGDTGASSDEKVTLTVTTFGTFGYDDLYEEYEKAHPNVTIEATNIDTGGNARTDAFTKIAAGSGLSDIVAIEEGWLGAIMDVSDTFVDLRDYGIEDRKDDWVDWKYGQATDAEGRVIGYGTDIGPSGICYNGAAFEAAGLPSDRESVAELLNGDWENYFQVGADYTEKTGKAWYDHSGFVWNAMVNQLDEGYYTADGDLNVEGNDELKERFELLGAATEGGQSAAQTAWDWNGGKSFVDGTFATFVCPGWMLGVVQGQVEAGGGDASTGWDFADVFPGGAANWGGAFLSIPESSKHKEAAAELADWLTQPEQQVKQSAAAGNFPSTIEAQESLAEEATPNAFFNDAPTGAILAERAKGVVAQFKGADDSVIQENVFGPALSALDRGETDTQGAWDQAIGLLNDLVG
- a CDS encoding carbohydrate ABC transporter permease, giving the protein MTLTAPPAEQQAAALAATDAPPRRSWRTRVSRFDHRASPYFYISPFFLLFGLVGLFPLLYTVWVAVHEWDLLKGEGPFVGFGNFAAILGDGMFWNSIRNTLSIFLLSAIPQLAVALVIAYLLDRGLRTPTFWRMSVLIPFVVTPVAVAIIFSSIFNEADGLANNLLNLVGIADQQWKHDTVLSHIAIAVMVNFRWTGYNALILLAAMQAVPRDLYESAALDGAGAVRRFFAITIPTIRPTLIFVVITATIGGLQIFAEPRLFDVSTAGGIGGSDRQFQTTVLFLWELAFFRRNLGEASAVAILLFLLIVAIGLINFLISRRIATGDAPKNRAARRRTRPTGKEEAR
- a CDS encoding carbohydrate ABC transporter permease codes for the protein MTATQALSVPERIRRRRGTASGSAGLGSRPGFLTYGLLAAFVIGGAYPLWWSFVVASGTNATRGETLPLIPGGNFLANAVKVFDAIPFWLALGNSFLISAIITISVVTFSTLAGYAFAKLRFRGRDGLMVFVIATMAIPTQLGIIPLFMLMRELGWTGTIGAVIVPTLVTAFGVFFMRQYLVDVIPDELIEAARVDGANQFRTFLTVGVPAARPAMAILGLFTFMTAWTDYLWPLIVLSPQNPTLQTALSQLQSGYYIDYSIVLTGAVLATLPLLVLFVIAGRQLVSGIMAGAVKG